The Peribacillus sp. FSL E2-0218 genome contains a region encoding:
- a CDS encoding carbohydrate ABC transporter permease, which yields MNILFAAFSMMCIFPFLYVIVISLTDEKTLARNGYQLLPEIWSFEAYRYLWQMKDQLLQSYTITIVVTVLGTLVSVMMISLYAYAISRKQFKYRGFFTFIAFFTMLFSGGLVPFYIVATQFLHLRNSIWALILPLAMNAFYILIMRTFFQRSVPESILESARIDGASELRIFVKIVIPLSLPGLATIALFSTLGYWNDWFNALLFIDEAHLVPLQSMLMKIENNIEFLRQNSLAGGLQNDLLSAVPQDAAKMAMVVISTLPIAIAYPFFQKYFVNGLTIGGVKE from the coding sequence ATGAATATATTGTTTGCGGCATTTTCTATGATGTGTATCTTTCCATTTCTATATGTAATCGTCATCTCTTTAACGGATGAAAAAACCTTAGCTCGAAATGGATATCAGCTGTTACCTGAAATATGGAGTTTCGAAGCATATCGATACTTGTGGCAAATGAAGGATCAGTTACTGCAATCTTATACGATAACGATTGTAGTAACGGTGCTTGGTACACTTGTCAGTGTAATGATGATTTCATTATATGCCTATGCCATTTCCAGAAAGCAATTCAAATATCGCGGATTCTTTACTTTTATTGCATTCTTCACGATGCTATTCAGTGGAGGACTAGTTCCTTTCTATATAGTAGCAACCCAGTTTTTACATTTACGTAACTCCATTTGGGCTTTGATCTTACCACTCGCAATGAATGCATTCTACATTCTAATCATGAGGACCTTTTTCCAAAGGTCTGTACCAGAATCCATTTTGGAGTCGGCTAGAATTGATGGAGCGAGTGAATTAAGGATATTTGTCAAAATTGTCATTCCACTATCATTGCCAGGTCTTGCAACGATTGCCCTTTTTAGTACATTGGGTTACTGGAATGATTGGTTTAATGCATTGTTGTTCATTGATGAAGCGCACTTGGTGCCACTACAGTCTATGCTGATGAAAATTGAAAACAATATAGAATTTTTAAGGCAAAATTCGTTAGCAGGAGGTTTACAAAATGATTTATTAAGTGCAGTACCTCAGGATGCTGCAAAAATGGCAATGGTCGTTATTTCAACTTTGCCAATAGCGATTGCCTATCCGTTTTTCCAAAAATACTTTGTTAATGGATTGACAATCGGCGGGGTTAAGGAATAA
- a CDS encoding ABC transporter substrate-binding protein → MNKKLAIILVLLLSLSTFLAACSGGDSEKTSGSKAGEGKPYEITWYTIGTPQKDADKVMEEVSKYTKEKINATVKMRQIDWGDYDQKMQVMIASGESFDIAYTAGGNYVLNAQKGAFKDLNELLDTHGKELKATIDPAYLEGAKIDGKLYGIPSNKEVGQQSVYVFNKDIVDKYNMDISSIHSLKDLKPLLQTVKENEPDFTPIATFKPYLPFDYVLEDELPFAFPLEGDKGKVVNIFESDIMMETLKTMHEYYKAGYIKADAATSTDPWPLEVQNWFVRKEMYQPYAELIWSRSAGYNVAVQPMHDPITFNNSVTGAIQAISATSKNPEKAMAFLNLLNTDPYLRNLIDRGIEGVHYEEEDNGKIKDLPARIESYNMPSYSLGNHFILKLYENDPEDKWDAFKKFNEASVQAPTLGFYFDTNPVRTEIAAIANVANEYAPPLLTGSVDPEKYLPKANKKFKEAGLDKVLAEIQKQYDEWKKDN, encoded by the coding sequence ATGAATAAGAAGTTAGCTATCATTCTAGTACTCTTATTAAGTTTATCAACATTTTTAGCTGCATGTAGTGGAGGGGATTCAGAAAAAACGAGCGGAAGTAAAGCGGGTGAAGGAAAACCTTATGAAATTACGTGGTACACGATCGGGACACCTCAAAAAGATGCTGATAAAGTCATGGAGGAAGTAAGTAAATACACGAAAGAAAAAATTAACGCCACCGTTAAAATGAGACAGATCGACTGGGGCGATTATGATCAAAAAATGCAAGTTATGATTGCTTCAGGTGAATCATTTGATATTGCCTATACTGCAGGAGGAAACTATGTGTTAAATGCACAAAAAGGGGCATTTAAAGACTTGAATGAACTTCTTGACACACATGGAAAAGAATTGAAAGCAACGATTGATCCAGCTTACTTAGAAGGAGCTAAAATTGATGGAAAGCTTTATGGCATTCCTTCAAACAAAGAAGTAGGTCAGCAAAGCGTGTACGTATTCAATAAGGATATCGTCGATAAATATAATATGGATATTTCAAGCATTCACTCATTGAAAGACTTGAAGCCTTTATTGCAAACCGTTAAAGAAAATGAGCCAGACTTTACACCGATTGCCACTTTCAAACCGTATCTACCATTTGATTATGTATTGGAAGATGAATTGCCGTTTGCGTTTCCTCTAGAGGGAGATAAAGGAAAAGTAGTTAATATCTTTGAATCGGATATTATGATGGAAACGTTAAAAACGATGCACGAATACTATAAAGCGGGTTATATAAAAGCGGATGCAGCCACAAGTACAGATCCATGGCCGTTAGAGGTACAAAACTGGTTCGTACGTAAAGAAATGTACCAGCCATATGCGGAATTGATATGGTCCCGTTCTGCAGGTTATAACGTAGCCGTCCAACCGATGCATGATCCGATTACATTTAACAACTCTGTAACAGGCGCCATTCAAGCTATCTCTGCAACTTCCAAAAATCCAGAAAAGGCCATGGCGTTCTTAAATCTATTGAATACAGATCCATACCTTCGCAATTTAATTGATAGAGGCATTGAAGGCGTGCATTACGAAGAGGAAGATAACGGAAAAATTAAAGACCTTCCTGCCCGTATAGAAAGCTACAACATGCCAAGTTACTCTCTAGGAAACCATTTCATTCTTAAATTATATGAAAATGATCCCGAAGATAAATGGGATGCGTTCAAAAAATTCAATGAGGCATCCGTTCAAGCACCAACCTTAGGTTTTTATTTCGATACGAATCCTGTCCGAACGGAGATCGCGGCAATCGCGAACGTTGCGAATGAATATGCACCTCCCCTGTTAACTGGAAGTGTTGACCCTGAGAAATATTTGCCAAAGGCCAATAAGAAGTTTAAAGAAGCTGGATTGGATAAAGTGCTGGCAGAAATTCAAAAACAATATGATGAGTGGAAGAAAGATAACTAA
- a CDS encoding glycoside hydrolase family 1 protein, producing the protein MSIEVEKNIYQFPKDFWWGSASSATQMEGFSGADGKGKNIWDHWYETEPNRFHQGIGPDKTSLFYTNFIDDIPLMKETGHNSFRFSISWSRLFPKGRGEMNPKAIDFYNSVIDTLLENGIEPFVNLYHFDMPMAMQEEGGWESRSVVDAYVEYASACFENFGDRVMKWFTHNEPIVPVECGYLYGHHYPAFCDFGKAVQVGFHSVLASAKAINAYHEKELGGKIGIILNVTPSYPRSNHPADVDAAEKSDLLFNRSFLDPSVKGTFPEKLIEMLRVENFLPEYLTEDLDIIRDNTVDLLGINYYQPRRVKAKENIPNPNAPFLPERYFDHYDMPGKKVNPYRGWEIYEKGVYDILKNIQENYGNIECFISESGMGVEAEERFKDESGMIQDDYRITFYEDHLKWIHQALNEGVNVKGFHVWTFMDNWSWLNSYKNRYGLVEVDLTKNFRRTIKKSGIWYKQLSENNGF; encoded by the coding sequence ATGAGTATAGAAGTAGAAAAGAATATTTACCAGTTTCCGAAAGACTTTTGGTGGGGATCTGCATCATCGGCAACGCAAATGGAAGGGTTCTCCGGGGCGGATGGTAAAGGGAAGAATATATGGGACCACTGGTATGAAACAGAACCGAATCGTTTTCACCAAGGTATTGGACCGGATAAAACTTCACTGTTTTATACGAATTTCATTGATGATATTCCCCTCATGAAGGAAACGGGGCATAACAGTTTTCGGTTTTCTATCTCGTGGTCCCGCCTGTTTCCAAAGGGGCGTGGAGAAATGAATCCAAAGGCAATCGACTTCTATAATTCTGTCATTGACACCTTACTGGAGAATGGAATAGAGCCTTTTGTGAATCTCTATCATTTTGACATGCCCATGGCTATGCAAGAAGAGGGTGGTTGGGAAAGCCGCTCTGTAGTCGATGCGTATGTGGAATATGCGTCTGCTTGTTTCGAGAACTTTGGAGACCGGGTGATGAAGTGGTTCACACATAATGAGCCAATCGTACCTGTTGAATGCGGTTATTTATATGGACATCATTATCCAGCATTTTGTGACTTTGGAAAGGCTGTTCAAGTTGGGTTCCATTCTGTATTAGCCTCCGCAAAAGCAATTAATGCATACCATGAAAAAGAGCTAGGAGGAAAAATCGGAATTATACTGAATGTCACTCCTTCTTATCCAAGAAGTAATCACCCTGCTGACGTAGATGCTGCCGAAAAATCGGATTTACTATTCAACCGTTCCTTTCTAGATCCTTCAGTCAAAGGCACTTTTCCTGAGAAGCTAATAGAGATGTTGCGAGTAGAAAACTTTTTGCCTGAATATTTAACTGAAGATTTGGATATTATCCGAGACAATACAGTCGATTTATTAGGGATTAATTACTACCAGCCACGAAGAGTCAAGGCGAAGGAAAATATTCCGAATCCAAATGCTCCATTCCTGCCAGAACGGTACTTTGATCATTATGACATGCCAGGAAAAAAGGTGAACCCATATAGAGGCTGGGAGATTTATGAAAAGGGCGTCTACGATATTTTAAAAAACATCCAAGAAAACTATGGGAATATCGAATGTTTCATATCGGAAAGCGGTATGGGAGTTGAAGCGGAAGAGCGCTTCAAGGATGAGAGTGGAATGATTCAGGATGATTATCGAATTACCTTTTACGAAGATCATTTAAAGTGGATTCATCAAGCACTAAATGAAGGGGTCAATGTAAAAGGGTTTCATGTATGGACATTCATGGATAACTGGTCATGGTTAAATTCATATAAGAACCGATATGGGCTAGTAGAAGTGGATTTAACTAAAAACTTCAGGCGTACAATCAAGAAATCAGGTATATGGTATAAACAATTATCTGAAAACAACGGTTTTTGA
- a CDS encoding ROK family protein has protein sequence MDKYLLGIDLGGTNLRMAVVTSEGNLIEEVKVKTESDKGPKHVIHNMITICEGLLQKRNIEAIGIGAPGPLDSKQGIILNPPNLPGWDEVPLTLILKEALGKKVVLDNDANAAALAEAAIGAGKGKESVFYMTISTGIGGGYIYRNQLIQGANFCAGEVGNMVVNPDGPPHPILNVGSLESLASGTAVHRLGKEKVGMAGDAGEVFTLAMNGQQEAEEIVDTVLTYLAKGISNIVHTIDPHIIVLGGGVMQSKEYIMPLLLEKVNDYLYPQLRNKVQIECASLGTKAGVIGAALLTQQGYSGKGRG, from the coding sequence ATGGACAAGTATCTTCTTGGCATCGATTTGGGTGGAACAAACTTGAGAATGGCCGTCGTTACATCGGAAGGCAACCTTATAGAAGAGGTCAAAGTAAAAACGGAAAGTGACAAAGGACCGAAACATGTCATCCATAACATGATCACCATATGCGAAGGGCTGCTTCAAAAACGAAATATTGAAGCGATAGGGATCGGAGCTCCCGGTCCTTTAGATTCAAAGCAAGGGATTATTTTAAACCCTCCCAATTTACCAGGGTGGGATGAGGTTCCTTTAACTCTAATCTTAAAAGAAGCTTTAGGGAAAAAGGTAGTACTCGATAACGATGCCAACGCAGCTGCTTTAGCGGAAGCAGCAATTGGGGCAGGCAAAGGAAAAGAATCCGTATTTTATATGACAATCAGTACAGGAATCGGTGGAGGATATATCTATCGAAATCAGTTGATTCAAGGTGCCAATTTCTGTGCGGGTGAAGTTGGCAACATGGTGGTTAATCCAGATGGACCACCGCACCCTATACTGAATGTTGGCTCTTTGGAATCTTTGGCAAGCGGTACTGCTGTGCACCGTCTTGGAAAAGAAAAGGTAGGTATGGCAGGAGATGCGGGTGAAGTGTTTACTCTGGCGATGAACGGTCAGCAGGAAGCGGAGGAGATTGTTGATACGGTGCTAACTTATTTGGCAAAAGGAATCTCCAATATCGTTCATACAATTGATCCGCATATCATCGTGTTAGGCGGGGGAGTCATGCAATCAAAAGAGTATATAATGCCGCTTCTTCTTGAAAAAGTAAATGATTACTTATATCCACAGCTACGTAATAAGGTACAAATTGAATGTGCCTCGTTAGGAACAAAAGCGGGTGTTATCGGAGCGGCACTGTTGACACAGCAAGGGTATTCCGGTAAGGGAAGGGGATGA
- a CDS encoding ROK family protein, with protein MKAYMVLDIGGTYIKYAVMDDKSKKLEWGKIPTPKEGLDIFLDRITEIVHHYSNSFDIQGIALSSPGAVDVATGFVGGASAIPFIHGIYMTEKLKERTGLQVSIENDANCAALAEGWLGVAKGTDFYICIVIGTGIGGAIVINQSILRGANLHGGEFGYMIMGESGKSPLQSTWSNVASTNSLVEEVERKKSLARGTLDGEEIFRLAEAGDTIANECIANLFKKLATGIYNLKYVLDPDKILIGGGISKRPDVIEGINSELAQLKNDISTLDITVEACKFENDANLIGALFHFLNRK; from the coding sequence ATGAAAGCTTACATGGTGCTAGATATTGGCGGAACTTACATAAAGTATGCGGTGATGGATGACAAATCAAAGAAACTGGAATGGGGGAAGATTCCAACCCCTAAAGAAGGATTAGATATATTTTTAGATCGAATCACCGAAATAGTACATCATTATTCGAATTCATTTGACATTCAAGGCATCGCTTTAAGTTCGCCTGGTGCCGTAGATGTGGCAACAGGGTTTGTTGGCGGCGCAAGTGCTATTCCCTTTATACATGGCATTTACATGACAGAAAAACTAAAGGAACGAACAGGGCTGCAGGTGTCCATTGAAAACGATGCGAACTGCGCGGCATTGGCAGAAGGCTGGCTGGGTGTAGCAAAAGGAACTGATTTTTACATTTGTATTGTAATTGGTACAGGAATTGGCGGGGCAATCGTGATTAACCAATCCATTCTCCGTGGAGCTAACCTCCATGGAGGGGAGTTTGGATACATGATCATGGGTGAATCAGGTAAGAGCCCTCTACAATCAACTTGGAGCAATGTTGCATCGACAAACTCACTTGTAGAAGAAGTCGAACGGAAAAAATCTCTAGCAAGGGGAACGTTGGACGGTGAAGAAATATTTCGATTGGCGGAAGCAGGAGATACGATTGCGAATGAATGCATTGCCAACCTATTTAAGAAACTGGCAACGGGAATCTATAATTTGAAGTATGTACTAGATCCTGACAAGATTCTAATCGGCGGGGGAATCAGCAAGCGCCCGGATGTAATAGAAGGCATAAATAGTGAACTGGCACAATTGAAGAATGATATCTCTACATTGGATATTACGGTTGAAGCTTGTAAATTTGAAAACGATGCAAACTTGATTGGCGCCCTCTTTCATTTCCTGAATCGAAAATAG
- a CDS encoding stage II sporulation protein P, with product MKFKRVGFLIITSSTILVTLSIIISGFIISLNISYQYKFIQDSLKHVKSEKLFSQVMRTENHYFFQDTGENWLTLGSVSMYLMELGVNIRTDDIRTFLGSELPGLSAYDYEIAVAGEGTDISTLPLESSPPTDVLLKERDVVEDELQNKGHEEDSTIKNSPEIQNKTVFIYQTHSWESYLPLLRGAKVPDDAISNDNRVNVVALGSRLSNKLNEKGIGTEHDQTNMTRELNKRQWKSTKSYSMSGAIIEANANKNGKLEYFIDIHRDSSRKDITTKTLNGKDYAKLFFVVGKGNEKYEKNLQFVKKLNTELEKRYPGISRGIFLKPNSMGNGVYNQNISEKAILIEVGGVDNDFEELDRSIDAFSEVFSYIYWKENEAKEVNGQ from the coding sequence ATGAAATTCAAAAGGGTTGGTTTTTTAATCATTACTAGTTCAACGATTTTGGTTACTCTTTCAATCATTATTAGCGGATTCATCATCAGTTTAAACATTAGCTACCAATATAAATTCATTCAAGATTCTTTAAAACATGTGAAATCAGAGAAATTATTTTCTCAAGTAATGCGTACGGAAAATCATTATTTCTTTCAAGATACCGGTGAAAATTGGCTAACATTAGGAAGCGTTTCAATGTATCTAATGGAGTTAGGTGTAAATATAAGGACGGATGATATTAGAACGTTTTTAGGGAGTGAACTGCCAGGACTATCCGCTTACGATTATGAAATTGCAGTTGCCGGAGAAGGGACTGATATTTCGACTTTACCCTTAGAATCTTCACCACCTACGGATGTTTTGTTAAAAGAAAGAGATGTAGTTGAAGACGAGCTACAAAATAAAGGGCATGAAGAGGATTCAACAATCAAAAATAGCCCTGAAATTCAAAATAAAACAGTATTTATCTATCAAACCCATAGTTGGGAATCGTACCTTCCTCTGTTAAGAGGTGCTAAAGTTCCGGATGATGCGATAAGTAACGACAATAGAGTTAATGTCGTCGCCCTCGGAAGTCGTTTAAGTAATAAATTGAATGAAAAAGGTATAGGAACGGAACATGATCAAACTAACATGACTAGAGAATTGAATAAGAGACAATGGAAATCAACTAAATCTTATTCCATGTCTGGAGCTATCATTGAAGCAAATGCAAACAAAAATGGGAAATTGGAGTATTTTATAGACATCCATCGTGATTCCTCACGTAAAGATATCACGACCAAAACTCTAAATGGAAAAGATTACGCGAAACTTTTTTTTGTAGTCGGCAAAGGCAATGAAAAATATGAAAAAAACCTGCAGTTTGTAAAAAAATTAAATACAGAGCTTGAAAAAAGATATCCAGGTATAAGTCGTGGCATATTCCTGAAACCTAATAGTATGGGTAATGGGGTGTATAACCAAAATATCTCTGAAAAGGCCATCCTAATTGAAGTAGGTGGCGTAGATAATGACTTTGAAGAACTAGATAGAAGTATTGATGCGTTTTCTGAAGTGTTTTCATACATCTATTGGAAAGAAAATGAAGCGAAAGAGGTAAACGGACAATGA
- a CDS encoding ester cyclase, which produces MKKRTNKSSLKWLLFTFSSTFISLHIIQHNPEADNGPEAFIGFGHALRGENPEMKLEIKRIFREDDYVVTHSHLILNPNDPGLALADFFLLEDGKVVEHWDVIQTVPEKAKNTNSMF; this is translated from the coding sequence ATGAAGAAGAGAACAAATAAAAGCTCCTTGAAATGGCTTTTATTCACTTTTTCATCGACCTTCATTAGTTTGCACATTATCCAGCATAATCCAGAAGCGGACAACGGACCGGAAGCGTTTATTGGATTCGGGCATGCGCTGCGAGGTGAAAATCCTGAAATGAAGCTTGAGATTAAGCGGATTTTCAGAGAGGACGACTATGTCGTCACCCATTCCCATCTGATCTTGAACCCGAATGATCCTGGATTGGCTCTGGCCGACTTCTTCCTGCTAGAAGATGGCAAGGTCGTTGAGCATTGGGACGTGATCCAGACAGTGCCGGAGAAGGCTAAGAATACAAATAGCATGTTCTAA
- a CDS encoding SDR family oxidoreductase, with translation MKILVTGATGKLGSKVVEALLKIVPASQLAVSVRNMDKAEQLRARGVDIRQGDFDHPETLDTAFEGIDRLLIISADGDNETRIPQHRNAVAAAERAGVKFIAYTSITNAKESKNFLAPTHQATEEAILKTGIPYSFLRNNWYLENEISSIQGVLAGAPWVTSAGNGKVGWALQQDYAEAAAAVLSGKGHENTIYELSGKLMTQEELASTLGTVLGKEVPVQQVDDATYTDIMKGAGVPDFLLPMLVDIQKDIREGTLEVESHDLEKLLGRTVTPTKEALTQIVKGNIQ, from the coding sequence ATGAAGATATTAGTAACAGGTGCTACAGGAAAATTAGGCTCAAAAGTAGTTGAAGCCCTATTGAAAATTGTACCGGCAAGCCAACTTGCTGTCAGTGTACGTAATATGGACAAAGCGGAACAATTACGTGCACGTGGAGTGGACATCCGCCAAGGAGATTTTGACCATCCAGAAACATTGGATACTGCTTTTGAAGGGATTGACCGTTTATTGATCATTTCCGCGGATGGTGACAATGAAACAAGAATTCCACAACACAGAAATGCGGTAGCTGCGGCAGAGCGTGCCGGAGTCAAATTTATTGCTTATACTAGCATAACGAATGCAAAGGAAAGTAAAAACTTCCTTGCTCCCACTCATCAGGCAACAGAAGAAGCTATTTTAAAAACAGGAATTCCTTATTCTTTTTTACGAAACAACTGGTACCTGGAGAATGAAATTTCAAGTATTCAAGGTGTTCTAGCCGGAGCTCCATGGGTGACATCAGCAGGAAATGGCAAGGTAGGCTGGGCACTTCAACAAGATTATGCAGAAGCTGCAGCTGCGGTCCTATCTGGTAAAGGGCACGAAAACACCATCTACGAGCTTTCTGGAAAGTTAATGACTCAAGAAGAACTTGCTTCCACTCTGGGCACTGTATTAGGTAAAGAAGTACCTGTGCAACAGGTTGATGATGCTACCTATACGGATATAATGAAAGGCGCTGGTGTACCGGATTTCCTTCTTCCTATGCTTGTTGATATCCAAAAAGACATTCGTGAAGGCACATTAGAGGTTGAGAGCCATGATCTCGAGAAACTTCTCGGACGAACCGTTACACCAACGAAAGAGGCACTTACTCAAATTGTTAAAGGAAATATCCAATAA
- a CDS encoding DsbA family oxidoreductase, whose translation MQVEIWADFACPFCFIGKRRFEKALEEFEHNDGIEIVYRSFELDPNAPKHVSHDVYDMLSNRYGMSRQEAINMNQSVIKQAADEGLQFQYEGMVLTNTFDAHRLRHFADQYSKGAVVSELLFQAYFTKSKDLSDHTMLADLAVEAGLDREEALFMLAGKQFAEQVRSDEEKGRRLGIRGVPFYVINHKHTVSGAQAGTVFLNALQQGWEDQQQLKIVKSTSDAACADGSCVIKD comes from the coding sequence ATGCAAGTAGAGATTTGGGCAGACTTTGCATGTCCATTCTGTTTTATTGGCAAACGTCGCTTCGAAAAAGCGCTAGAGGAATTTGAGCACAACGATGGTATTGAAATTGTATACCGAAGTTTCGAACTGGATCCCAATGCTCCCAAACATGTGTCTCATGATGTTTATGACATGCTCTCCAACAGATATGGCATGAGCCGTCAGGAAGCCATCAACATGAATCAGAGTGTGATCAAACAGGCAGCAGACGAAGGACTTCAGTTTCAGTATGAAGGCATGGTGCTAACGAATACATTCGATGCACATCGACTAAGACATTTCGCTGATCAATACAGTAAGGGTGCTGTGGTATCGGAGCTGTTGTTCCAAGCTTATTTCACCAAATCAAAGGATTTGAGCGACCACACAATGCTCGCCGACCTGGCAGTTGAAGCAGGACTTGATCGTGAAGAAGCCCTCTTCATGCTCGCTGGTAAGCAGTTCGCTGAGCAAGTGCGTTCGGATGAAGAAAAAGGTAGACGTCTTGGTATACGCGGTGTTCCATTCTATGTCATTAACCATAAACATACGGTATCAGGCGCTCAGGCAGGCACTGTGTTCCTGAACGCTTTACAGCAGGGGTGGGAAGACCAGCAACAACTGAAAATTGTAAAATCGACGAGCGATGCTGCTTGTGCAGATGGCTCCTGTGTCATTAAGGACTGA
- a CDS encoding DinB family protein yields the protein MEKLEYEWVKQTRQILLDQCGELAEADFTKEFEFGFQSIRNSLVHVAGCYHAWLGSFVLSETSSPLFTKEVINNMQFDDIQRYFQQADIYVERVFEQFTNKFDEVIDKELSWRTGSGLVKKTPRQLLFHTITHESHHKGQIVTMLRILGHIPENTDILGLP from the coding sequence ATGGAAAAGCTAGAATATGAATGGGTGAAACAAACACGTCAGATTTTATTGGACCAGTGTGGAGAATTGGCTGAAGCTGATTTTACTAAAGAGTTTGAATTTGGTTTTCAGAGTATTAGAAATTCTTTAGTTCATGTGGCAGGCTGCTATCATGCTTGGTTAGGTTCTTTTGTACTTTCAGAAACATCATCGCCTTTATTTACGAAGGAAGTGATTAATAATATGCAGTTTGATGATATTCAACGTTATTTTCAACAAGCAGATATATATGTAGAACGTGTATTTGAACAATTCACAAACAAATTTGATGAGGTTATCGACAAAGAGCTTTCTTGGAGAACCGGCAGTGGGCTTGTAAAAAAAACGCCACGCCAATTACTATTCCATACCATTACACATGAGTCGCACCATAAAGGGCAAATTGTAACGATGCTGCGTATTCTTGGCCATATACCTGAAAATACAGACATATTGGGGCTGCCTTAA
- a CDS encoding nucleotidyltransferase domain-containing protein, with protein sequence MEDIMRLKPIEAAQQFIFKHFPNCQGSLLAGSVVRGEATDTSDLDIVVFDKDLTSPYRESFIDFGWAIEVFVHNLTSYKHFFESDCEVARPSLPRMVSEGIILKDDGIIEPIKKEAKEILDQGPKKWSDETIKTKRYFITDALDDLIGCKYRAEEIFIANTLAELVSEFYLRSNLQWIGTSKWMVRSLKQYDRKFANHFVEAFDVLYRTGDKNKVVQLVDKVLEPYGGQLFDGFSLGKNQPQ encoded by the coding sequence ATGGAGGATATTATGAGGCTAAAACCAATTGAAGCGGCACAACAGTTTATCTTTAAGCATTTTCCAAATTGCCAAGGATCTTTATTAGCTGGAAGTGTCGTTCGAGGTGAAGCGACAGACACATCGGACCTTGATATTGTTGTTTTTGATAAAGACCTTACTTCCCCTTACAGAGAGTCATTCATTGACTTTGGATGGGCTATAGAGGTTTTTGTACATAATCTAACCTCGTATAAGCATTTTTTTGAAAGTGATTGCGAGGTAGCAAGGCCATCTTTGCCTAGGATGGTTTCAGAAGGAATTATTTTAAAAGATGACGGAATAATAGAACCCATAAAAAAAGAGGCGAAAGAAATATTGGACCAGGGTCCGAAGAAATGGTCAGATGAAACCATTAAAACGAAGCGATATTTTATAACTGATGCACTAGACGATTTAATAGGCTGTAAATATAGAGCCGAAGAAATTTTTATTGCTAATACTTTAGCTGAACTTGTTAGTGAATTTTATTTAAGATCAAACCTTCAATGGATTGGCACTTCTAAATGGATGGTACGTTCCTTAAAACAATATGACCGGAAATTCGCTAATCATTTTGTTGAAGCCTTTGATGTTTTATATAGGACAGGTGATAAAAATAAAGTTGTGCAATTAGTTGATAAGGTTTTGGAACCATATGGTGGACAGTTGTTTGATGGATTTTCGTTGGGGAAAAATCAGCCTCAATAA